From Bordetella flabilis, the proteins below share one genomic window:
- a CDS encoding shikimate kinase, with the protein MNAPRPDCAAAMPAAERESDACAPVCAPQRVTLPYDTPIFLVGMMGAGKTTIGRSLARVLGREFVDLDHELESRCGVRVPVIFEIEGEAGFRKRESTALAHCAARRGIVLATGGGAILAPENRAVLREQGIVVYLRASVDELYRRTCRDRNRPLLATADPRGTLRDLLTLREPLYREVAHLTMETGCTPISTLVKHLLPKLQAYEKQA; encoded by the coding sequence ATGAACGCGCCCCGACCCGATTGTGCGGCCGCCATGCCAGCCGCCGAACGTGAATCCGATGCCTGCGCCCCCGTATGCGCGCCGCAGCGGGTCACCCTGCCTTACGACACGCCCATCTTCCTGGTGGGCATGATGGGGGCCGGCAAGACGACCATCGGCCGTTCGCTGGCACGCGTGCTGGGCCGCGAATTTGTCGACCTGGATCACGAACTGGAATCCCGCTGCGGGGTACGCGTGCCGGTGATCTTCGAGATCGAAGGGGAAGCCGGATTCCGCAAGCGCGAATCGACCGCGCTGGCGCATTGCGCGGCGCGCCGCGGCATCGTGCTGGCCACCGGCGGGGGTGCCATCCTGGCGCCCGAGAACCGCGCCGTGCTGCGCGAACAGGGCATCGTCGTCTACCTGCGCGCCAGTGTCGACGAGCTGTATCGCCGCACCTGCCGCGACCGCAACCGGCCGCTGCTCGCCACCGCTGATCCCCGCGGGACCCTGCGGGACCTGCTGACGCTGCGCGAACCGCTCTATCGCGAAGTCGCGCACCTGACCATGGAAACCGGCTGCACGCCCATCAGCACGCTGGTCAAGCACCTTCTGCCCAAACTGCAAGCCTACGAGAAGCAAGCATGA
- the cyaY gene encoding iron donor protein CyaY, which translates to MNETEFLALAGQVLDRIESQADDWAGSLDVDVEASRSGNVLTLVFEDDTHVVVNSQAAMKEMWVAARSGGFHYRYDGQQWLDTRGGPALPDALSQICSDAAGVPIKVQV; encoded by the coding sequence ATGAACGAAACCGAATTCCTTGCGTTGGCGGGGCAGGTACTGGACCGCATCGAAAGCCAGGCGGACGACTGGGCGGGGTCGCTCGACGTCGACGTGGAGGCCAGCCGCAGCGGCAACGTGCTGACGCTGGTCTTCGAGGACGACACGCACGTCGTCGTCAACAGCCAGGCCGCCATGAAGGAAATGTGGGTGGCGGCGCGCAGCGGCGGCTTCCATTACCGCTACGATGGCCAGCAATGGCTCGACACCCGCGGCGGGCCGGCGTTGCCGGACGCCTTGTCGCAGATCTGTTCGGACGCGGCCGGCGTACCGATCAAAGTACAGGTATAG
- a CDS encoding penicillin-binding protein 1A, with product MSKPQTPPSKKEKPDSSGSPFFRFFVKLGIFCGGLVLCGLLLGGMALALAWPNLPDLHAMTDYRPRIPLRVYTADKVLIGEFGDERRNVLRFNEIPDVMKSAVLAAEDDRFYQHGGIDWMGVVRASLTNLVNMSKSQGASTITMQVARNFYLSSEKTYTRKFYELLLTFKIEASLGKDQILELYMNQIYLGHRAYGFAAASRTYFGKPLSQITPAEAAMLAGIPKAPSRFNPMSNLPRAELRQHYVLGRMRSLGYLTDTEYQQAMAQPIVIKSAEGTPAGGYAIHGEYVAELARQLLYGVYQDNVYSRGLNIYTTVQSKDQESAYRAVREGVLEYTRRAPYPGPEAQLDLPAGIEKDPQALDELLDGVLDKYSDSDDLLVAVVLSASPTEIKLVRSSREVITINDKKTLSIVARALNPKAKDDLRIRRGSVVYIHKLGANDWEVINMPSVQAAFVSLSPQDGGIRAMVGGFDFYRGNFNRVTQAWRQPGSNIKPFVYAASLERGLTPATQISDQPFSLSAAQTGSKAWNPKNYGNEYEPMLTMRQALYKSKNMVSIRIIQAIGPQYAQDYLTRFGFDKSRQPAVLPLALGAGSVTPMQLAGAYAVFANGGYRITPYLIDRVTDGSGKIIMQAKPLIAGDSAARAIDPRTAFIMDDMLRGVATYGTAARARVVLKRNDIAGKTGTTNESVDAWFSGYTPSLVATAWLGYDQPRSLGARETGGGVAMPIWLNYMQDMLKGVPEQKQRPKPDGLIAEGGDYYFAEFPPGQAVARLGLPAPDGLGDLLNALRTSNNDGDPNRRPAGTSFGEGSVPGQ from the coding sequence ATGAGTAAGCCCCAGACTCCCCCGTCGAAGAAAGAAAAGCCCGATTCGAGCGGCTCCCCCTTTTTCCGTTTTTTCGTCAAGCTAGGCATCTTTTGCGGTGGTCTGGTCCTGTGCGGACTGCTGCTGGGAGGGATGGCGCTCGCGCTCGCCTGGCCCAATCTGCCCGACCTGCACGCCATGACGGACTACCGTCCGCGCATTCCGCTGCGGGTGTACACCGCCGACAAGGTGCTCATCGGTGAATTCGGCGACGAGCGGCGCAATGTGCTGCGCTTCAACGAGATCCCGGATGTCATGAAATCCGCCGTGCTGGCGGCCGAGGACGATCGTTTCTACCAGCATGGCGGCATCGACTGGATGGGCGTGGTGCGTGCCAGCCTGACCAACCTGGTCAATATGTCGAAGTCTCAGGGCGCCAGCACCATCACCATGCAGGTGGCCCGCAACTTCTACCTGTCCTCCGAAAAAACCTACACCCGCAAGTTCTACGAACTGCTGCTCACGTTCAAGATCGAGGCCAGCCTCGGCAAGGACCAGATCCTCGAGCTGTACATGAACCAGATTTATCTGGGTCATCGGGCCTACGGTTTCGCGGCTGCCTCCCGCACGTATTTCGGCAAGCCGCTCTCGCAGATCACACCGGCCGAAGCCGCCATGCTGGCGGGCATCCCCAAGGCCCCTTCCCGCTTCAATCCCATGTCGAACCTGCCGCGCGCCGAATTGCGCCAGCACTACGTGCTGGGGCGGATGCGCAGCCTGGGCTATCTGACCGACACGGAATACCAGCAGGCGATGGCCCAGCCCATCGTCATCAAGTCGGCGGAAGGCACGCCGGCGGGCGGCTATGCCATCCACGGCGAATATGTCGCCGAACTGGCGCGCCAGCTGTTGTACGGCGTCTACCAGGACAATGTCTATTCGCGCGGCCTGAACATCTACACCACGGTGCAGTCGAAGGACCAGGAATCCGCGTATCGCGCCGTGCGCGAGGGGGTTCTGGAATACACGCGCCGCGCGCCCTATCCGGGGCCGGAAGCCCAGCTCGACCTGCCGGCCGGGATCGAAAAAGACCCCCAGGCCCTGGACGAACTGCTCGATGGCGTGCTGGACAAGTATTCCGACAGCGACGACCTGCTGGTGGCCGTGGTGCTGTCGGCCAGCCCCACCGAAATCAAGCTGGTGCGCAGCTCGCGCGAAGTCATCACCATCAACGACAAGAAAACGCTGTCCATCGTCGCCCGTGCGCTCAATCCCAAGGCCAAGGACGATCTGCGCATCCGCCGCGGATCCGTGGTGTACATCCACAAGCTCGGCGCCAACGACTGGGAAGTCATCAACATGCCGTCGGTGCAGGCGGCCTTCGTGTCGCTGTCGCCGCAGGATGGCGGCATCCGCGCGATGGTCGGCGGCTTCGACTTCTATCGCGGCAATTTCAACCGCGTGACGCAGGCCTGGCGCCAGCCGGGGTCGAATATCAAGCCCTTCGTGTACGCCGCTTCCCTGGAGCGCGGCCTGACGCCGGCCACGCAGATCTCCGACCAGCCGTTTTCGCTCAGCGCCGCCCAGACGGGCTCCAAGGCCTGGAACCCCAAGAACTACGGCAACGAGTACGAGCCCATGCTCACCATGCGGCAGGCGCTGTACAAGTCCAAGAACATGGTCTCCATCCGCATCATCCAGGCCATCGGGCCGCAGTATGCGCAGGACTATCTGACCCGTTTCGGTTTCGACAAGTCGCGCCAGCCGGCGGTCCTGCCTTTGGCGCTGGGAGCGGGGTCAGTGACGCCGATGCAGCTGGCCGGCGCCTACGCCGTCTTCGCGAACGGCGGCTACCGCATCACGCCGTACCTGATCGACCGCGTCACCGACGGCAGCGGCAAGATCATCATGCAGGCCAAACCGCTGATCGCGGGCGACTCGGCGGCGCGCGCCATCGACCCCCGCACGGCGTTCATCATGGACGACATGCTGCGCGGTGTCGCCACCTATGGCACCGCCGCACGCGCCCGCGTTGTCCTGAAGCGCAACGACATCGCCGGCAAGACGGGCACCACCAATGAGTCCGTCGACGCCTGGTTCTCGGGCTATACGCCGAGCCTGGTCGCGACGGCCTGGCTGGGTTATGACCAGCCACGCTCGCTCGGCGCGCGCGAAACCGGCGGCGGCGTGGCGATGCCGATCTGGTTGAACTATATGCAGGACATGCTGAAAGGCGTGCCGGAACAGAAGCAGCGGCCCAAGCCGGATGGCCTGATCGCCGAGGGCGGCGACTACTATTTCGCCGAATTCCCGCCCGGCCAGGCCGTTGCCCGCCTGGGCCTGCCCGCGCCGGACGGCCTGGGCGATCTGTTGAACGCCCTGCGCACGTCGAACAACGACGGGGATCCGAACCGCCGCCCCGCGGGGACGAGTTTCGGCGAAGGTTCGGTCCCGGGGCAGTAA
- the lptM gene encoding LPS translocon maturation chaperone LptM, which produces MSYPAFSRTALRIVATLASTASLAACGYKGPLYLPTGPADSDRLPKVIAPLSFGAAPGVHITTAYPDYPPSASQQ; this is translated from the coding sequence GTGTCCTATCCGGCATTCAGCCGTACCGCTCTTCGCATTGTAGCTACGCTGGCGAGCACCGCGTCGCTGGCGGCATGCGGGTACAAAGGCCCGCTCTACCTGCCGACGGGGCCGGCCGATTCCGACCGCCTGCCCAAGGTGATCGCCCCGCTCAGCTTCGGCGCGGCGCCCGGTGTCCACATCACCACCGCCTATCCCGATTATCCGCCGTCCGCCTCCCAACAATGA